One window of the Emcibacter sp. genome contains the following:
- a CDS encoding HD-GYP domain-containing protein, with translation MKNKKTAAADTLHLDEIVKDTLLLVTGLSDLYTQEHSVMVAELAARIAERLHILPAGIEKIKLAGYLHDIGKHAIPAGLLAKPGKLSAPEYELVKTHVTVGCELLQKLKVSDDVVRMVGEHHERIDGSGYPAGLKGEEISLGGQILGVADVISALVSKRTYRTPSGVREVGQILMSETPHKMAPEVVLAALDCLETEVGDVFTLSDKIGDLLDEGRRYH, from the coding sequence ATGAAAAACAAGAAAACTGCGGCAGCCGACACGCTGCACCTGGACGAGATTGTCAAAGACACTCTTCTCCTTGTCACAGGTCTGAGCGACCTATACACCCAGGAACACAGCGTCATGGTGGCGGAGCTCGCCGCCCGCATCGCCGAACGGCTGCATATCCTGCCGGCCGGGATCGAGAAGATCAAGCTGGCCGGTTACCTGCATGACATCGGCAAACATGCCATTCCCGCCGGGCTGCTGGCCAAACCGGGCAAGCTCAGCGCGCCCGAATATGAACTGGTCAAGACCCACGTGACTGTGGGGTGCGAACTGCTGCAGAAGCTGAAGGTCAGCGACGACGTGGTCCGCATGGTCGGCGAACATCACGAGCGGATTGACGGCAGCGGCTATCCGGCCGGGCTCAAGGGCGAGGAAATTTCCCTCGGCGGCCAGATCCTCGGCGTTGCCGATGTGATCTCGGCGCTGGTGTCCAAACGCACCTACCGCACCCCGTCCGGCGTGCGCGAGGTCGGCCAGATCCTGATGAGCGAGACCCCGCACAAGATGGCGCCCGAGGTGGTTCTGGCGGCGCTCGACTGCCTGGAGACCGAAGTGGGCGATGTCTTTACCCTGTCCGACAAGATCGGCGATCTCCTCGACGAAGGCCGGCGGTATCACTGA
- a CDS encoding fumarate hydratase, whose product MTDLGYTDMYPLGKDNTPYRKITSDHVSVLEVDGKEVLKIAPEGLRLLAREAMRDIAHLLRPGHLKQLASILTDPEASDNDRFVATELLKNANVAAGMTLPSCQDTGTAIVIGKKGQYVWTDGDDGEPLTQGVVDTYTGTNLRYSQLAPITMFEEKNTKNNAPAQLDLYTVPGSEYKFLFMAKGGGSANKTFLYQQTPAVLREDKLLAFLDEQIRTLGTAACPPYHLAVVIGGLSAEQNLKTVKLASARDLDNLPTEGNGFGHAIRVPELEAKVHEMTRNFGIGAQFGGKYFCHDVRVIRLPRHGASVPIGIGVSCSADRQAKAKINRDGIFLEQLETNPAKYMPEVTHDDLDGEVVKIDLNQPMDEIRAKLSQYPIKTRLSLTGTIVVARDLAHAAILAKIEAGEPMPDYLKNHIVYYAGPAKTPEGFASGSFGPTTAGRMDSYVETFQALGGSMVMLAKGNRSKQVTDSCKKHGGFYLGSIGGPAAILAQNNIRKVEVLDFEDFGMEAVWKIDVEDFPAFIVVDDKGNDFFQNI is encoded by the coding sequence ATGACTGATCTTGGTTACACAGACATGTATCCTCTTGGCAAAGACAATACGCCTTATCGAAAAATCACATCCGACCATGTCTCTGTGCTGGAAGTGGATGGCAAGGAAGTCCTGAAAATTGCACCGGAAGGTCTGCGCCTTCTGGCCCGGGAAGCGATGCGGGATATCGCCCATCTTCTGCGACCCGGCCATCTCAAGCAGCTTGCATCGATTCTGACTGACCCGGAAGCCAGCGACAACGACCGCTTTGTCGCCACCGAACTTCTGAAAAACGCCAATGTTGCAGCCGGCATGACCCTGCCCAGTTGCCAGGATACCGGCACCGCCATTGTTATCGGCAAAAAAGGGCAGTATGTCTGGACCGACGGCGATGACGGCGAACCGCTGACCCAGGGCGTGGTGGATACCTATACCGGCACCAATCTGCGTTATTCCCAGCTTGCCCCGATCACAATGTTCGAGGAAAAAAACACCAAAAACAATGCCCCGGCCCAGCTCGACCTCTATACTGTGCCCGGCAGTGAATATAAATTCCTGTTCATGGCCAAGGGCGGCGGCTCCGCCAACAAAACTTTCCTGTACCAGCAAACTCCGGCCGTCCTGCGGGAAGACAAGCTTCTGGCCTTTCTGGACGAACAGATCCGGACCCTGGGCACAGCGGCCTGCCCGCCCTATCATCTGGCGGTCGTGATCGGCGGTCTCAGCGCCGAACAGAACCTGAAGACAGTCAAACTGGCCAGTGCCCGTGATCTGGACAACCTGCCGACGGAAGGGAACGGGTTTGGCCATGCCATCCGGGTGCCGGAACTGGAAGCGAAAGTTCATGAAATGACCCGCAATTTCGGCATCGGCGCCCAGTTCGGCGGTAAATATTTCTGCCATGACGTGCGCGTCATCCGCCTGCCCCGTCACGGCGCCTCGGTGCCGATCGGCATCGGCGTGTCCTGTTCCGCCGACCGCCAGGCCAAGGCAAAGATCAACCGGGACGGCATTTTTCTTGAACAGCTTGAAACCAACCCGGCCAAATATATGCCTGAGGTAACCCACGACGACCTGGACGGCGAAGTGGTCAAGATTGACCTCAACCAGCCCATGGATGAGATCCGCGCCAAACTCAGCCAGTATCCGATCAAGACCCGGCTCAGCCTGACCGGCACCATTGTTGTGGCCCGCGACCTTGCCCATGCCGCGATCCTGGCAAAGATTGAAGCCGGCGAACCCATGCCCGACTATCTGAAGAACCATATTGTCTATTATGCCGGTCCGGCCAAGACACCCGAGGGTTTTGCCTCCGGTTCCTTCGGCCCGACCACTGCCGGCCGCATGGACAGCTATGTCGAAACATTCCAGGCTCTGGGCGGCAGCATGGTCATGCTGGCCAAGGGTAACCGCAGTAAACAGGTGACAGACTCCTGCAAGAAACACGGCGGCTTTTACCTTGGCTCCATTGGTGGCCCCGCCGCCATCCTGGCCCAGAATAACATCAGGAAAGTGGAAGTCCTGGACTTCGAGGATTTCGGCATGGAAGCTGTCTGGAAAATCGATGTGGAAGACTTCCCGGCCTTTATCGTCGTCGACGACAAGGGCAATGACTTTTTCCAGAACATCTAG
- a CDS encoding thioesterase family protein: MSNEEQYGPVTLEATVKEEWIDFNGHMNMAYYILLFDQALNNFLESIDLGLDYVRTSNRSMFALENHVTYQHELSQGAPVKVHFQFLDMDSKFIHYFMRLVHKDEHLLSATMEQISLHVDVTERRPTRFSEDKLEVLRQVCEDHQKYPVPREKGRSIGIRRPEKAAGK, translated from the coding sequence ATGTCAAATGAAGAACAATACGGTCCGGTCACGCTCGAAGCCACCGTGAAAGAAGAGTGGATTGATTTTAATGGCCACATGAACATGGCCTATTATATCCTGCTGTTTGACCAGGCCCTGAATAACTTTCTGGAATCCATAGATCTCGGACTGGATTACGTGCGGACCAGCAACCGTTCCATGTTCGCCCTGGAAAATCACGTCACCTATCAGCATGAACTGAGCCAGGGCGCACCGGTCAAGGTACATTTTCAGTTCCTCGACATGGACAGCAAATTCATCCATTATTTCATGCGTCTGGTGCATAAGGACGAACACCTGCTGTCGGCCACAATGGAACAGATTTCCCTGCATGTGGATGTAACCGAACGTCGCCCCACCCGCTTTTCCGAGGACAAACTGGAGGTTTTGCGCCAGGTCTGTGAGGACCATCAGAAATATCCGGTCCCCCGCGAAAAGGGCCGCTCCATCGGCATCCGCCGACCCGAAAAAGCAGCCGGCAAATAA
- a CDS encoding permease → MFQIFTDFASWLIYDLAGLDPTTKLGSALHFFVEDVTKIFALLLVMIYVIALLRASLRVERVRDFLSGKTRGAGYVMASGFGAVTPFCSCSSIPVFLGFTSAGIPVGITMAFLLTSPLINEVAVLLLLGLLGWKFTVLYVVVGMSVGILGGLFLDLIRAERWLQDFARTALERAQSGESTVPGAGHPEKLNFKERHAFAKAETLDIFGRVWKWVIIGVGLGAALHGFIPDGWLEAHLGGGQWWSVPGAVLLGIPLYSNATGVIPVMESLIMKGLPVGTTLAFCMSTVAASFPEFILLKQVMQWRLLAILFILLLISFTVIGWLFNLFSPFL, encoded by the coding sequence ATGTTCCAGATCTTCACCGATTTCGCCAGCTGGCTGATTTACGACCTCGCGGGCCTCGATCCCACAACAAAGCTGGGCTCGGCGCTGCATTTCTTTGTCGAGGATGTGACCAAGATCTTCGCGCTCTTGCTGGTGATGATCTATGTGATCGCCCTCCTGCGCGCCTCGCTCCGGGTCGAGCGGGTGCGGGACTTCCTGTCGGGCAAGACCCGCGGCGCGGGTTATGTGATGGCCTCCGGTTTCGGCGCGGTCACACCCTTCTGTTCCTGCTCCAGCATTCCGGTGTTCCTCGGCTTTACCTCGGCCGGGATTCCGGTCGGCATCACCATGGCCTTTCTGCTGACCTCGCCGCTGATCAACGAGGTGGCGGTGCTGTTGCTGCTCGGCCTGCTGGGCTGGAAATTCACTGTGCTGTATGTGGTCGTCGGCATGAGCGTCGGCATTCTCGGCGGCCTGTTCCTTGACCTGATCCGGGCCGAACGCTGGCTGCAGGATTTTGCCCGGACGGCGCTGGAGCGGGCGCAAAGCGGGGAAAGCACCGTGCCCGGCGCGGGCCACCCCGAAAAGCTCAATTTCAAAGAACGCCACGCCTTCGCCAAGGCGGAAACCCTCGACATCTTCGGCCGGGTGTGGAAATGGGTGATCATCGGCGTCGGCCTCGGCGCGGCCCTGCACGGCTTCATCCCCGACGGCTGGCTCGAGGCCCACCTCGGCGGCGGTCAATGGTGGTCGGTGCCGGGCGCCGTGCTGCTCGGCATTCCGCTGTACAGCAACGCCACCGGCGTCATTCCGGTGATGGAAAGCCTGATCATGAAGGGCCTGCCGGTCGGCACCACCCTCGCCTTCTGCATGAGCACGGTGGCCGCCAGCTTCCCCGAATTCATCCTGCTCAAGCAGGTGATGCAGTGGCGTTTGCTGGCGATCCTGTTTATACTGCTGCTGATCTCCTTCACCGTGATCGGCTGGCTCTTCAACCTGTTTAGCCCCTTCCTTTAG
- a CDS encoding AsmA family protein: MKKVGIGLAIAIIVLLGTLLVVPGFMDWNQYKTQIEEQASRLTGRTVIIAGDISLSILPSPALSAGDVSVSNIDGGIAAQMLTLKSLDVKVAFLPLIRGNIKVKKFVLVEPVLALELLADGRANWDFSDPDTPAEKGGQTNLSLEKFQISNGTVSYEDVIAGRKELVRNINADLSIGSLQGPMSLDGRAKYKNLPLAVKLDMSTMRDGRKVPLTLEASYLGDKVAGKFIGGALLDATNGELEGKLSLSAKDLSNLVDVMTALGQDGEPEAPAGPTVNYNKPFEMVTGLTATPKSLLLSDLDLTLGETRGQASLNATLGDRISFDGKLSLNSLELEPFLQIMEAQAIADSKTVKTETQKAGPDYSFLEQIDGALEFSLGALKYNDKIASQISLKAKSAGGRIDISDVRINMPGGSDFSYNGAVSFVDHKPTLIGKVSLASGNLRGLLEWLKVDITAVPGGRLTRFSFASDIKATENLIQIYGISGVVDTSRFSGGLSYAIQDRLSLGLDLKLDNINIDSYLPADRSEPLDMKNLFGQMATFDANYILTGSNVTLQNVKISSLRTEGILKGGNLQLTKFDLKDMAGLDVKATGAGTGFADKPELVLDVFASARDLGRLQRSLKLENGVDLKNMGAFSLTGNIRSGLDQLDADLNGRLGSSTIKLEGQIRSATLKHFPEVGSVDMKVVAAGSSLSALIDQWNLPMTAPLSGDDRPVKLSTQLKGNEKILNLDGSLSIADGTVTFMGRTQEQAGERSFDLAMDLQSNNVRTFIRGLGVDFNPSRSNLGKLLLKSQLAGTANNMKMQNISGSVGSIKINGSGSLDMAGDIPQFDFTLTAGDIPLHHYMANEPVKKAGADKKWGDWSKEPIDLAPLRSMEGKATITAASLTYNDYVFENPSFVAELKDGRLNIRDFTGRLFGGAVKMAGTLGGMNMAELDVDLSLTKASLAQATKVAGGISPVTGYFDLDGKFTGKGVSQNALISSLAGNGNLTASAGMINGLDIPKLSSQLSEMKSATDFVKLLGVSLVRGQTPYKGGKSTITMKNGMARFSPMDLELEGANTAINLGVNLFQWKLDMDGQLALADHPDAPPLGLNATGAINNPSLKFQTSKIKEYVASKIASSMLQNMIGGNEGLQGIFGAPATQGGASTPEEAPAGEEQNVTPENLGKKLLEKLFQQPEEKKTETPPQ; the protein is encoded by the coding sequence TTGAAAAAGGTAGGAATTGGGCTCGCCATTGCCATTATTGTCCTCCTGGGTACCCTTCTTGTGGTCCCGGGCTTTATGGACTGGAACCAGTATAAAACCCAGATTGAAGAACAGGCCTCCCGGCTGACCGGCCGCACTGTGATCATTGCCGGCGATATTTCCCTGTCAATCCTGCCGTCCCCGGCGCTGAGTGCAGGTGATGTGAGTGTCTCCAATATAGACGGCGGTATTGCCGCCCAGATGCTTACTCTGAAGTCCCTGGATGTGAAGGTGGCGTTTCTGCCGCTGATCCGGGGCAATATCAAGGTCAAGAAATTCGTGCTGGTAGAGCCGGTTCTGGCGCTCGAACTGCTGGCTGACGGCCGGGCCAACTGGGACTTTTCCGATCCGGACACGCCGGCGGAAAAGGGCGGACAGACCAATCTGAGCCTCGAGAAGTTTCAAATCAGCAACGGCACAGTGAGCTACGAGGATGTGATCGCCGGGCGTAAGGAACTGGTGCGCAATATCAATGCCGATCTGTCGATCGGCAGCCTGCAGGGCCCGATGAGCCTGGACGGCCGGGCCAAATACAAGAACCTGCCGCTGGCGGTCAAGCTGGATATGAGCACAATGCGCGACGGGCGCAAGGTGCCGCTGACCCTGGAAGCCTCCTACCTTGGTGACAAGGTGGCCGGCAAATTTATCGGCGGGGCGCTTCTTGATGCAACGAACGGCGAACTTGAAGGCAAACTCAGCCTTTCGGCCAAAGACCTGTCCAATCTGGTGGATGTGATGACGGCTCTGGGTCAGGACGGGGAACCGGAAGCCCCGGCCGGTCCGACAGTGAATTATAACAAACCGTTTGAAATGGTGACCGGGCTCACGGCGACACCGAAAAGCCTCCTGCTTTCCGATCTGGACCTGACCCTGGGCGAGACCCGGGGGCAGGCGTCGCTGAACGCGACCCTGGGGGACCGTATCAGCTTTGACGGCAAGCTCTCCCTGAACAGTCTTGAACTGGAACCTTTCCTGCAGATTATGGAAGCCCAGGCGATTGCCGACAGCAAGACCGTAAAGACCGAAACGCAGAAAGCCGGTCCGGACTACAGCTTCCTGGAGCAGATTGACGGAGCTCTGGAATTCAGTCTCGGCGCCCTGAAATATAACGATAAGATTGCCAGCCAGATCTCCCTGAAGGCGAAATCCGCAGGCGGCCGGATCGACATCAGTGATGTGCGGATCAATATGCCCGGCGGGTCCGATTTCAGCTACAATGGGGCAGTAAGTTTCGTCGACCATAAACCGACCCTGATCGGAAAGGTATCACTGGCCTCGGGCAATCTGCGCGGGCTTCTGGAATGGCTGAAGGTGGACATCACGGCGGTGCCTGGCGGCAGACTGACCCGCTTTTCCTTCGCCAGCGATATCAAGGCGACCGAGAATTTGATCCAGATATACGGCATTTCAGGTGTTGTGGATACATCCCGTTTTTCCGGTGGTCTGTCTTATGCCATTCAGGACCGGCTGTCGCTCGGCCTGGACCTGAAGCTGGACAATATCAACATCGACAGTTACCTGCCGGCGGACAGATCCGAGCCACTTGACATGAAGAATCTGTTCGGGCAAATGGCTACCTTTGATGCCAACTATATTCTCACCGGCAGCAATGTCACCCTGCAGAATGTCAAAATCTCAAGTCTTCGCACAGAAGGAATCCTGAAGGGCGGAAATCTGCAGCTTACCAAGTTTGACCTGAAAGACATGGCGGGTCTGGACGTGAAAGCGACCGGGGCGGGTACAGGATTTGCGGACAAACCGGAACTGGTGCTGGATGTTTTCGCTTCGGCCCGGGATCTGGGGCGATTGCAGCGCAGCCTCAAGCTGGAAAATGGCGTCGATCTGAAAAATATGGGGGCGTTCAGCCTGACCGGGAATATCAGGTCGGGCCTGGACCAGCTTGATGCGGACCTGAATGGCCGTCTCGGCAGCAGTACCATAAAACTGGAAGGGCAGATCAGAAGTGCGACGCTGAAACACTTTCCCGAAGTGGGCAGTGTAGACATGAAGGTTGTGGCTGCCGGCAGCAGCCTGAGCGCCCTGATCGACCAGTGGAACCTGCCGATGACGGCGCCCCTGTCCGGCGATGATCGGCCGGTCAAATTGTCCACCCAGCTCAAGGGCAACGAGAAAATCCTGAATCTTGACGGCAGCCTTTCCATTGCCGATGGCACTGTGACTTTCATGGGGCGCACCCAGGAACAGGCGGGCGAGCGCTCCTTCGATCTGGCTATGGACCTGCAGAGCAACAATGTGCGGACGTTTATCCGGGGTCTTGGGGTGGATTTCAATCCTTCCCGTTCAAACCTTGGCAAGCTGCTGCTGAAAAGCCAGTTGGCCGGCACTGCAAACAATATGAAAATGCAGAATATTTCCGGGTCTGTCGGCAGCATCAAGATCAATGGCTCCGGTTCCCTGGATATGGCGGGTGATATTCCGCAATTTGACTTCACCCTGACGGCTGGTGATATCCCGCTGCATCACTATATGGCCAATGAGCCTGTCAAAAAGGCGGGGGCTGATAAAAAATGGGGTGACTGGTCGAAAGAGCCCATTGATCTGGCGCCGCTGCGCTCAATGGAAGGTAAAGCAACCATCACAGCAGCCAGCCTGACCTACAATGATTATGTTTTTGAAAATCCGAGCTTTGTCGCCGAACTGAAAGATGGCCGGCTGAATATTCGCGATTTTACCGGGCGGTTGTTTGGCGGTGCGGTGAAGATGGCCGGCACCCTGGGCGGCATGAATATGGCTGAACTGGATGTGGATCTGTCGCTGACCAAGGCGTCCCTGGCGCAGGCGACCAAGGTTGCCGGGGGTATCAGCCCGGTGACCGGTTATTTCGATCTGGACGGCAAATTCACCGGCAAAGGGGTCAGTCAGAATGCACTGATTTCCTCTCTTGCCGGCAATGGTAACCTGACCGCATCTGCTGGAATGATCAATGGCCTGGATATTCCCAAACTCAGCAGTCAACTGTCAGAGATGAAATCGGCAACGGATTTTGTCAAACTTCTTGGTGTGTCTCTGGTGCGGGGACAGACCCCTTACAAGGGCGGGAAAAGCACCATCACCATGAAAAACGGCATGGCCCGTTTCAGCCCTATGGATCTGGAACTGGAAGGCGCAAACACAGCGATTAATCTGGGGGTTAATTTATTCCAGTGGAAACTGGACATGGATGGCCAGCTTGCACTTGCGGATCATCCGGATGCGCCACCCCTTGGTCTGAATGCGACCGGCGCGATTAACAACCCGTCTCTGAAATTCCAGACGTCAAAAATCAAGGAATATGTGGCGTCCAAAATTGCCTCCAGCATGTTGCAGAATATGATTGGCGGAAATGAGGGCTTGCAAGGCATCTTTGGTGCGCCGGCCACACAGGGCGGTGCCTCCACGCCTGAAGAGGCGCCGGCCGGGGAAGAGCAGAATGTGACGCCGGAAAACCTTGGCAAAAAACTTCTGGAAAAACTGTTCCAGCAGCCGGAAGAGAAAAAGACCGAGACACCGCCGCAGTAA
- a CDS encoding thioredoxin family protein, producing MKTFKVLGSGCAKCKKTAELIAAEAEAAGVGIELVHETSPEVIMGYGVMSTPAVVCDEKVIHSGGVPDREQVREWIK from the coding sequence ATGAAAACATTCAAAGTCCTGGGCAGCGGCTGCGCCAAATGCAAAAAAACCGCCGAGCTGATCGCCGCGGAGGCCGAGGCCGCCGGCGTCGGGATTGAGCTCGTGCATGAAACCAGCCCGGAAGTCATCATGGGTTACGGCGTCATGAGCACCCCGGCCGTGGTCTGCGACGAAAAGGTCATCCATAGCGGCGGTGTGCCCGACCGGGAACAGGTCAGAGAGTGGATCAAATAG
- a CDS encoding class I SAM-dependent methyltransferase, with protein MDPSEKYWDKIAAKYARSPIADQAAYEKKLDITRSHMRPDMEVLELGCGTGSTAILHAPYVKHIRATDIAQNMIDIAREKARDAGVTNVTFEHIAIDDLNQPDASLDMVLGLSILHLLDDWREVIADVHRMLKPGGTFITSTACLGGGMTVMKPIIALGRLLGFFPTVKFFTQNELRAAMRDAGFEIVHDWHPGGMKALFLVARKPG; from the coding sequence ATGGATCCGTCAGAAAAATACTGGGATAAAATCGCCGCCAAATATGCGAGGTCGCCAATTGCCGACCAGGCGGCCTATGAGAAAAAGCTGGACATCACCCGGAGCCACATGCGCCCGGATATGGAGGTGCTGGAGCTGGGCTGCGGCACCGGCTCCACCGCGATCCTGCACGCGCCTTATGTGAAACACATCCGCGCCACCGATATCGCGCAAAATATGATCGACATCGCCCGCGAAAAGGCCCGGGACGCCGGTGTGACCAATGTCACGTTCGAGCACATCGCCATTGACGACCTCAACCAGCCCGACGCCTCGCTGGACATGGTGCTGGGCTTGAGCATCCTGCATCTGCTCGACGACTGGCGGGAGGTCATTGCCGACGTTCACCGGATGCTGAAACCGGGCGGCACCTTTATCACCAGCACCGCCTGCCTCGGCGGCGGCATGACCGTGATGAAACCGATCATCGCTCTCGGGCGGTTGCTGGGGTTCTTTCCCACGGTCAAGTTTTTCACCCAGAACGAGCTCAGGGCCGCCATGCGGGACGCCGGTTTCGAGATCGTCCACGACTGGCACCCGGGCGGTATGAAAGCCCTTTTTCTGGTTGCACGAAAGCCCGGCTAG
- a CDS encoding ribbon-helix-helix domain-containing protein has translation MSGDDHELKKHSLLIAGHATSITLENIFWREFRNIARDSGVSLGELVTEIDQNRHGNLSSAIRIFVLKNALKNALKN, from the coding sequence ATGTCCGGCGATGATCACGAGCTGAAAAAACACTCCCTGCTCATTGCCGGACACGCCACCAGCATTACCCTGGAGAATATATTCTGGCGGGAATTCAGGAATATCGCCCGCGACAGCGGGGTGAGCCTTGGCGAACTTGTCACCGAAATTGACCAGAACCGCCACGGCAACCTGTCCAGCGCCATCCGCATATTCGTCCTGAAAAACGCCCTGAAAAACGCCCTGAAAAACTAA
- a CDS encoding SspB family protein codes for MSDTIIQYDEMVQNALLSVVRDILQRTAEEGLPGEHHFYITFRTDNPDVKIPPYLRERYPDEMTIVLQNQFWDLMADDEHFEISLSFNRKKEHLYVPLSALIGFFDPSVDFGLHFHSNELDEMDDETESHVEYDAETGSITGFSQKPDDSAGTEKNTDDGDNVVTLDSFRKK; via the coding sequence ATGAGTGACACGATAATCCAATATGATGAAATGGTTCAGAATGCATTGCTGTCGGTAGTCAGGGATATTCTGCAGCGTACTGCAGAAGAAGGACTGCCGGGTGAGCATCATTTCTACATTACATTCAGAACCGATAATCCCGATGTTAAAATCCCTCCTTATCTCAGGGAACGTTATCCGGACGAGATGACCATCGTCCTGCAGAACCAGTTCTGGGATCTTATGGCCGATGACGAGCATTTTGAAATATCGCTCAGCTTCAACCGGAAAAAAGAACATCTCTATGTCCCCCTCTCCGCTCTGATCGGTTTTTTCGACCCGAGCGTCGATTTCGGGCTTCATTTCCACAGCAATGAACTTGACGAAATGGATGACGAAACGGAAAGCCATGTGGAGTATGACGCTGAAACCGGCTCCATCACCGGATTTTCCCAGAAACCGGATGATAGTGCCGGAACTGAAAAAAATACTGACGACGGTGACAATGTGGTCACCCTGGACAGTTTCCGCAAAAAATAA
- a CDS encoding chloride channel protein, with product MAEGNEKSFFHLPRFLKAPLILLREDTRRYIRTHDKVVSTVLAVLIGVAVAYAAILFRQLILQVQDFALENRDENILSHVLGLAWWKILLVTTSGGLAVALIYRFFLREDHPYSFVEVIEANALNHTRIPTTKGLISAISAAVALGTGSAAGREGPVVHLGATIASWFAQRLHLSDSVARTILGCGVAAATSASFNAPIAGVFFALEVVLGHYALHAFAPIVIASVTAAIISRIHLGDYPAFLIPDYHITSFYEFPAFIILGVVSAAAAIIFIKSIFFTEDIAGKMMGKARLPDWSRPIFGGFAVGLLGIACPYILGVGYGSTDSALKEAFPLTLLLTLIVAKTAATSISLAFRYGTGVFSPSLFLGAMVGGAFGIIATHIAPELSGNQGLYAIVGMGAVCSAVLGAPISTILIVFELTGDYQITAALMVAVVMSNLITHHYLKASSFFHLQMKAHGVDLEGGMARHLMRTSHVRELIRDDYATVGEDAGIERIRELILEKGHNKLFVIDSAAKIVGKITFSELRKHFLKQEARRKAQEESKAEAPAEEEKPARAADICREVSEPLTPSDTLEHANDLFDHVGEEILPVVSDDAHREIIGIVHLEDVLKRYNKALLEDQEK from the coding sequence ATGGCAGAAGGAAACGAAAAGTCTTTTTTTCACCTGCCCCGCTTTCTGAAAGCGCCGCTGATCCTGCTGCGCGAAGATACCCGTCGCTATATCCGCACCCATGACAAGGTGGTCTCGACCGTGCTTGCCGTCCTCATCGGCGTCGCCGTCGCCTATGCCGCGATCCTGTTCCGCCAGCTGATCCTGCAGGTCCAGGATTTCGCGCTGGAAAACCGGGACGAAAATATCCTCAGTCATGTCCTCGGGCTTGCGTGGTGGAAGATCCTTTTGGTTACCACCTCTGGCGGCCTGGCCGTCGCCCTGATCTATCGTTTCTTCCTGCGCGAGGATCATCCCTACAGCTTTGTCGAAGTGATCGAGGCCAATGCCCTCAACCATACCCGCATCCCCACCACTAAGGGTCTGATCAGCGCGATTTCTGCTGCGGTCGCCCTGGGCACCGGGTCCGCCGCCGGCCGCGAGGGTCCGGTGGTGCATCTCGGCGCCACTATTGCCAGCTGGTTTGCCCAGCGCCTGCACCTGTCCGACAGCGTTGCCCGCACCATCCTCGGCTGCGGCGTGGCGGCGGCCACCTCCGCCAGCTTCAACGCCCCCATCGCCGGGGTCTTTTTCGCCCTCGAAGTGGTGCTCGGGCATTATGCGCTGCATGCCTTCGCGCCCATCGTGATCGCTTCGGTGACGGCGGCAATCATCTCCCGCATTCATCTGGGCGACTATCCGGCCTTTCTGATCCCGGACTATCACATCACCAGTTTTTATGAATTCCCGGCCTTCATCATTCTGGGCGTGGTCAGCGCCGCCGCCGCCATCATTTTCATCAAAAGCATCTTTTTCACCGAAGACATCGCCGGCAAAATGATGGGCAAGGCCCGGCTGCCCGACTGGTCGAGACCGATCTTCGGCGGCTTTGCCGTCGGCCTGCTCGGCATCGCCTGCCCCTATATCCTCGGCGTCGGCTATGGCTCCACCGACAGCGCCCTCAAGGAAGCCTTCCCGCTGACCCTGCTGCTCACCCTGATTGTCGCCAAGACGGCGGCGACCAGCATCAGCCTCGCCTTCCGCTACGGCACCGGCGTCTTCAGCCCGTCCCTGTTCCTCGGCGCCATGGTCGGCGGCGCCTTCGGCATCATCGCCACCCATATCGCGCCGGAGCTTTCCGGCAACCAGGGCCTTTATGCCATCGTCGGCATGGGCGCCGTGTGCTCGGCCGTGCTCGGGGCGCCGATCAGCACCATATTGATCGTCTTCGAGCTGACCGGCGACTACCAGATCACCGCCGCCCTGATGGTTGCGGTCGTGATGTCCAACCTGATCACCCACCATTACCTGAAAGCGTCGAGCTTCTTCCACCTGCAGATGAAGGCGCACGGCGTCGACCTGGAGGGCGGCATGGCCCGCCACCTGATGCGCACCAGCCATGTGCGCGAACTGATCCGGGACGATTACGCCACCGTCGGCGAGGACGCCGGCATCGAGCGTATCCGCGAGCTGATCCTCGAGAAGGGCCATAACAAGCTGTTTGTCATCGACAGCGCCGCCAAAATCGTCGGCAAGATCACCTTTTCCGAACTGCGCAAGCATTTTCTCAAACAGGAAGCCAGACGCAAGGCGCAGGAAGAAAGCAAAGCGGAAGCCCCGGCCGAGGAGGAGAAGCCGGCCCGGGCCGCAGACATCTGCCGGGAGGTGAGCGAACCGCTGACCCCGTCCGATACGCTGGAACATGCCAACGACCTGTTCGACCATGTGGGTGAGGAAATCCTGCCGGTGGTCAGCGACGATGCGCACCGGGAGATCATCGGTATTGTTCATCTGGAGGATGTGCTGAAGCGCTATAACAAGGCGCTGCTCGAGGATCAGGAAAAATAA